CCGCGGTGCCGTCGGGATTGTCCGCGTGGCTCATCCCGGTGCGGAACAGGAGCTGTCCTCCCGCTCCGGCGAGCGGGCCGGGTCCAAAGGTCGTCACGATCAGCACCAGCTTGGCCGCGGCCATCGTGACCGCTCCCACGACGAAGGCGAGCGCGCACTCGCCGGTCGTGGCAATGATCCGCCGGTCGCCCGCGAGCGTCAGCGGCACGCAGCCGATCGTCACTGCGAGACCCAGCGGCAATCCGCCGGTGATGAACTCGAACGCCATTGTCAGCGCGCCGAACACCGCGCAGCCGATCAGCGCGGTCGCGGGGGCGAGCGGGCGGCTCGCCGATGCCCGGCACAGGAATAGCAGGAACAGCAGCAGCACCAGATCGGCGGGGCCGTGACCGAGCGACTGACCGAAGGATTCGAGCCCGAACCATCGCGCGAACGTGGCGAACACCACCAGCCACACGGCGTTCGTCCCGGGCCGACGGCCTTGTGCCAGCCCGAGCGCGGCGAAGGCGAACCCGGCCAGCAGCGCAAGCGAGAGCGCGAGCTTGTAGAAACCGCGCAGGCCCTCGACCCCGAATGCGGGGAGCAGGAGGCGCGTGACGCTCGTATGGGCATGGAGATAGTTGTGATAGAAACGCGGCACGTCGCGCGCTCGATCGTCGGCGAGCGCCTTTAGCGCGCCGCACAGATTAGCGGTGCCGATCGGTGCCGACAGAGGCGTGACCGCCAGCTGCGCGGCCGGCGCGCGGTTGTCGATCGCCTGATATAGGATCAGGCAATCGAGGAACTGGTGCGCACCGATCTCGACGTCGCCCAGCCGCCATCCGGTCTGCAGCTCGAGCGTACCGGCGCCAAAGCTCGCCTGGATCGCGCGCTTGCCGGCATCGCGGTCGCTGCGCAGGCTGGCATTGGCCAGCGCGAAGAGCACCAGGAAGACGGCAAGCCCCGTTGCCACGGCGACCGCCGCCGCGCGCAGGAGCGCGAGCCTGGGCTGCGCGGATGCGCGCGCCATAACCGGCGTCGCTTCCACGGTCTCGTGAATCGTGTCGATACGGCTGCGGTCAAACATGCCGCTTCTTGGCGCAAAACCTCCTTCGCGGTGGTTAAGGGCGCGCATCCGCTCTGCGCGCCCGTGTCACGCCCGCCCTAGAAACGGTAAGCCAGGAACAGTCCGCCCTGCCACTGGTCGGGCGAGCCGCGCTCGGTGACCAGCGGTGCGTCGGCGGCGTCGCCGAGCAGGCGCGAATAGCCGCCCACCGCGGTCAGCATCCAGCGCGAGCCCAGCTGGTAGTTGAGGCTGAGCCCCGCGCCCACATCCTTGATCCCGCTCCCGGCGTCGAACACCGGGAGCCCGCTGGCGACGGACTGCGCCGGGGTGACGCTGAAATAGGTGCTCATATAGTCGCCGTCGGCCCAGCTCGCGCTGGCGCTGGCCGATGCGCTGAGCCGATCGGCCAGGTCGAAGCGGATCCCTGCCTCGCCTTCGCCGACCAGGCCATCATGGCCGCCCGCCACGTCCTTGACCAGCGAGGCGCGGAAGAAGGCCTGGCGGTACTCAACCGCCAGCGCGCCGCCGAGCTCGATCGCGAGGTCGACATCGCCGAGGCCGCGAAGGTCGCTGTTGCGATCCTCGGGCCGGTCGCGGCGATAGCGCGCGATCGGCCCCGCCTTGATCTGCAGGTCGTCGGACGGCTTCAGGCGCAGGATATTGATCCCGATCTCGGGTCCGCGGACATAGGCGAGATCGCGATAGGCGACTGAGATGAACGGGAAGGGCCGGACCTCGTGATCGTTCGATCCCTCATAGTCGTGGACGTACATCGCACCGGCGCCGATCATGACCTGCCAGTCGTCGCCCCCTTCCTCTTCGCGCTCCTGCGCGTGCGTCCGCGACATGGGCAAAGCGGCGAGGGGAATGGCGAGGATCAGCAGGGCGTGGCGCCAGGCGGGGAGGGAGCCGGCAAGGGTGAGGGACACGCGAAACAGGGGCATGGGCAGCACTCCAGGGGGGTGACGGGCTTATAGGTCTGCTCAGGCCTTCGCGGATTTCGCGCCCGTGACGGTGTGTTGCAGAGTGTTACGGCTGCAGACTCGATTCCGCCACCGGGCTAAGACGCCGCCCATGACGAGGAAGGAAAGCCCGCACATCCTGGTGGTGGACGACGATCGTCAGATCCGCACGATGCTCGCGCGCTATCTCAGCGACAACGGCCTGCGCGTCAGCGTCGCAGACGGCGGTCGCCAGATGGCCGAGCTCACTGGCAAATTCCGTTTCGACGTGGTCGTGCTCGACGTGATGATGCCGGGCGACGACGGGTTCACCTTGTGCCAGCGGTTGCGCGCGTCCAGCACGGTGCCGATCATCCTGCTTACCGCGCGCGGCGACGACACCGACCGCGTAATCGGGCTCGAGCTTGGCGCGGACGACTATGTCGCCAAGCCGTTCAATCCGCGCGAGCTGCTGGCCCGCATCCGCGCCGCGCTGCGCCGCGCTGCGATGTCCGCCGCCCCGCCGCCCGAGCCGTTCGCCGATCGCTTCCGCTTCGCCGGCTGGATGCTCGACACCAGCCGCCGCACGCTCGTCTCGCCCGCGGGCTCGCTGGTCGAACTCACCACTGGCGAGTTCGATCTGCTCGTCGCACTGGTCCAGCATCCGCAGCAGGTGCTGAGCCGCGACCAGTTGCTCGACTATGTCCATGGCCGCTCCAGCCTCAACATCGATCGCAGCGTCGACGTCCAGGTGAGCCGCCTGCGCCGCAAGATCGAGGCCGACCCGCAGGCGCCCGAGCTGGTCAAGACCGTGCGCAACGGCGGCTATTTCTTCTCCGTCACAGTCGAGCCGGTGACGGACGCATGAAACTCCGCTTGCCGCGGCTCAAGCTCGCCGCGCGGCTGGCGATCGCGATCGTCCTCGTCGCGGTGTCGTCCTTCTTGCTCGATCAGGCGCTGAGAACGATGATCCCGCCGCCGCCGTTCCTGGTCGCGCAGCGTTCCTGGCTGGTGGAGACGATCGTTCACGCGGCCCGCACTGAC
This is a stretch of genomic DNA from Sphingomonas sp. BT-65. It encodes these proteins:
- a CDS encoding MipA/OmpV family protein; the encoded protein is MPLFRVSLTLAGSLPAWRHALLILAIPLAALPMSRTHAQEREEEGGDDWQVMIGAGAMYVHDYEGSNDHEVRPFPFISVAYRDLAYVRGPEIGINILRLKPSDDLQIKAGPIARYRRDRPEDRNSDLRGLGDVDLAIELGGALAVEYRQAFFRASLVKDVAGGHDGLVGEGEAGIRFDLADRLSASASASASWADGDYMSTYFSVTPAQSVASGLPVFDAGSGIKDVGAGLSLNYQLGSRWMLTAVGGYSRLLGDAADAPLVTERGSPDQWQGGLFLAYRF
- a CDS encoding response regulator — translated: MTRKESPHILVVDDDRQIRTMLARYLSDNGLRVSVADGGRQMAELTGKFRFDVVVLDVMMPGDDGFTLCQRLRASSTVPIILLTARGDDTDRVIGLELGADDYVAKPFNPRELLARIRAALRRAAMSAAPPPEPFADRFRFAGWMLDTSRRTLVSPAGSLVELTTGEFDLLVALVQHPQQVLSRDQLLDYVHGRSSLNIDRSVDVQVSRLRRKIEADPQAPELVKTVRNGGYFFSVTVEPVTDA